Proteins encoded together in one Bradyrhizobium sp. CB82 window:
- a CDS encoding TlpA disulfide reductase family protein yields the protein MLDQRKARSATRRIPLVIATVVVGGLVGFGALYGLGLKRGPAGDPTCRAAVQTASRIAPLAHGEVAALTMATTPLKLPDLTFQDADGKPKRLSDFRGKTVLVNLWATWCVPCRKEMPALEGLQDTLGSENFQVVAINIDTRDPEKPKNFLKEAGLIRLGYFNDQKAKVFQDLKTIGRALGMPTSILVDPQGCEIATIAGPAEWSSNDALKLIQAAVKPAAASL from the coding sequence ATGCTCGACCAACGGAAAGCGCGGTCTGCCACGCGCCGGATCCCGCTGGTGATCGCCACCGTGGTGGTCGGAGGCCTGGTCGGCTTTGGCGCGCTGTACGGGTTGGGCCTGAAACGGGGGCCGGCGGGCGATCCGACCTGCCGCGCCGCGGTCCAGACCGCCAGCAGGATCGCGCCGCTCGCCCATGGCGAAGTGGCCGCGCTGACCATGGCGACCACGCCGTTAAAGCTGCCGGACCTCACCTTCCAGGACGCCGACGGCAAGCCGAAAAGGCTCTCCGACTTCCGCGGCAAGACGGTGCTGGTGAACCTCTGGGCGACCTGGTGCGTGCCCTGCCGGAAGGAGATGCCGGCTCTGGAAGGGCTCCAGGACACGCTGGGTAGCGAGAATTTCCAGGTTGTGGCGATCAACATCGATACGCGCGATCCGGAGAAGCCCAAGAATTTTCTGAAAGAGGCAGGCCTGATTCGCCTCGGCTATTTCAACGACCAGAAAGCCAAGGTTTTCCAAGACCTTAAGACAATAGGCCGGGCCCTTGGCATGCCGACATCGATCCTGGTCGACCCGCAGGGTTGCGAGATCGCGACCATTGCCGGTCCTGCCGAATGGTCGAGCAACGACGCGTTGAAGCTGATCCAGGCCGCGGTG
- the argH gene encoding argininosuccinate lyase — translation MSNKMWGGRFSERPDEIMEEINVSIDVDRHLFAQDIAASKAHAAMLAAQGIITASDAKNIGKGLDTILSEIGKGGFAFKRALEDIHMNVESRLSELIGPAAGRLHTARSRNDQVATDFRLYVRDVIDGTDAALAAFQEALVERALEHAATVMPGFTHLQTAQPVTFGHHLLAYVEMAARDRGRFQDARKRLNESPLGAAALAGTSFPIDRHATAKALRFDRPMANSLDAVSDRDFVLETLSAASICAVHMSRFAEEIVIWTSPLVGLIRLSDKFTTGSSIMPQKRNPDAAELVRAKTGRVIGALNGLLIVMKGLPLAYQKDMQEDKQGAMEGLAALSLAIRAMTGMVRDLVPDEAKMKAAAGEGYATATDLADWLVRALKMPFRDAHHVTGRIVAQAAKDGIALHELPLKDMQAIEPKITKDVLGVLSVESSVKSRTSFGGTAPKNVAAQAKAWAKRLEKERKSG, via the coding sequence ATGAGCAACAAGATGTGGGGCGGCCGGTTCTCGGAACGTCCCGACGAGATCATGGAGGAAATCAACGTCTCCATCGACGTCGATCGCCACCTCTTCGCCCAGGACATTGCCGCGTCCAAGGCCCATGCTGCGATGCTCGCCGCTCAAGGCATCATCACGGCCTCTGATGCGAAAAATATCGGCAAGGGTCTAGACACGATTTTGTCAGAGATCGGCAAGGGCGGCTTCGCGTTCAAGCGCGCGCTCGAGGACATCCATATGAATGTCGAGAGCCGGTTGTCCGAGCTGATCGGCCCCGCCGCCGGCCGCCTGCACACCGCGCGCTCGCGCAACGACCAGGTCGCGACCGACTTCCGCCTTTATGTCCGCGATGTCATTGACGGCACCGACGCCGCTCTCGCCGCGTTCCAGGAGGCGTTGGTGGAACGCGCGCTGGAACATGCCGCCACCGTCATGCCCGGCTTCACGCATCTCCAGACTGCGCAGCCTGTCACCTTCGGCCACCATCTGCTCGCCTATGTCGAGATGGCCGCGCGCGACCGCGGCCGCTTTCAGGATGCCCGCAAGCGGCTCAATGAATCTCCCCTCGGTGCCGCAGCGCTCGCTGGTACCTCGTTCCCGATCGACCGCCACGCCACTGCGAAAGCGCTGCGCTTCGACCGGCCGATGGCGAATTCGCTCGATGCGGTCTCCGACCGCGACTTCGTCCTGGAGACGCTGTCGGCGGCCTCGATCTGTGCCGTGCACATGTCGCGCTTTGCGGAAGAAATCGTGATCTGGACCTCGCCGCTCGTCGGCCTGATCCGCCTCAGCGACAAGTTCACCACCGGCTCCTCGATCATGCCGCAGAAGCGCAATCCCGACGCCGCCGAGCTCGTGCGCGCCAAGACGGGGCGCGTCATCGGCGCGCTCAATGGCCTCTTGATCGTGATGAAGGGCCTGCCGCTCGCCTATCAAAAGGACATGCAGGAGGACAAGCAGGGCGCCATGGAGGGCCTTGCCGCGCTGTCGCTCGCGATCCGCGCCATGACCGGTATGGTCCGCGACCTCGTGCCGGATGAAGCCAAGATGAAAGCGGCGGCCGGCGAGGGCTACGCCACCGCCACCGACCTTGCCGACTGGCTGGTGCGGGCGCTGAAAATGCCGTTCCGCGACGCCCATCACGTCACCGGCCGCATCGTGGCGCAAGCCGCCAAGGACGGCATTGCGCTGCACGAGCTCCCGCTCAAGGACATGCAGGCGATCGAGCCGAAGATCACGAAGGACGTGCTCGGCGTGCTCTCGGTCGAATCGTCGGTGAAGAGCCGCACCAGCTTTGGCGGCACCGCGCCGAAGAATGTGGCGGCGCAGGCCAAGGCCTGGGCGAAGCGCTTGGAAAAAGAGCGAAAATCGGGCTGA
- a CDS encoding lipoprotein, translating to MTSKFRPTGSGWAIIVLSLSALALAGCGRKGPLDLPPTASNASTANVAPAATDTEAEAQKTPSVFNPTYGADAAPAASKGKKKSFVLDPLLDEKPGR from the coding sequence GTGACGTCAAAGTTTCGCCCGACCGGCTCGGGGTGGGCCATCATTGTCTTGAGCCTGAGTGCGCTGGCCCTGGCCGGCTGTGGCCGCAAGGGGCCGCTCGATCTGCCGCCGACCGCATCCAACGCGTCCACGGCGAACGTCGCGCCGGCTGCCACCGACACCGAGGCTGAGGCCCAGAAGACGCCGAGCGTCTTCAATCCCACCTACGGCGCGGATGCTGCGCCCGCTGCTTCCAAGGGCAAGAAGAAATCGTTTGTCCTCGACCCGCTGCTGGACGAAAAGCCCGGCAGATGA